The sequence AAAACCCCTCACAGCTAGCCCAGATCTAAAAGTATCTGAAATTGAAGACATTATGACAAAAAATATCTACACAGGCATTCCAATTACCGATAATGGCTTTTTAGTTGGAATGATAACCAAAACTGATCTATGGAAAGCAAGAGGACTCGATAAAAACAAAATCTATGCAAGGGATATAATGACAAAAAATTTAATAACATTAACTCCTGATGATTCATTGTACGACTTTATGAAAATAATTGTCTCAAAGGGTATTGGAAGAGTACCAATAGTCAAAGATAAAATGAGTAATGAATTAGTTGGCATAATTAGCAGATCAGACATTGGAAGAATTATGAGAGAAGAAACAAGTGAAGATATTCTCTCTACTACAGGAGTATAAGTAAATTGTCAATCAATGTTCAACAGGGGTTTCTTTTATTATTTTCCCAGAAGAGATATATAAAATTCTGTCTCCAATTCTTTTAGCTTCTTCATGATCGTGAGTTACAAGCAAAAAAGGAATTTTAAAATCTTTTTGAAAAGATCTAAGCTCATTGCCAAGCTTTAGCCTAATCTCATAGTCTAAAGCAGAAAGAGGTTCATCAAGCAGAATAAGATTTGGTTCTGTCATTAAGGCTCTTGCCAAAGCCACCCTTTGCCTTTCTCCACCAGAAATTTTTAAAGGAAATAAATTTCTCAAATGTTTTATATTAAACTTTTCCAATAATTCTTCAGCCCGTTTAATAGTCTCTTTATCTTTAGAATTCTTTACACCATAAATAATATTATTAAAAACGCTCATATGAGGAAATAGTGCATAATCTTGAAACATCATACTAAACTTTCTCTCTTGAGGCTTAACAAAAATTTTTTTGTCAGTATCATCAAAAATTTTGCCATCAAAACAAACATACCCTTTATCCATTCTCTTTAAACCTGCAATAATTTTAAGCGTTGTCGTCTTTCCACATCCAGAAGGCCCAAAAAAAACTAAGATCTCATTAGAAACATTAAATTCCAAATTAAGGTCAAAATTAAACAGTTTTTTAAAAATATTACAGCTTAACATTATTTTTTTCTTCATTTCTATAACTTAATTTGTTTTTTGACCATCTATTAGATAAAAATATTAAAAATAAATTGATTATACATATTATTAGAACATAAATTCCAGCACCTTTAATGTCTCCGTTTTCAGTTGCAAAAAATATCTGAATAGGTATTGTATTGGTCTTTCCAGGAATATCACCTGCTACCATAATTGTTGCACCAAATTCACCAAGTGCTCTCGCAAAAGCTAAAATAAATCCTGATATTAGTCCAGGTAAAGAAAGGGGCAAAGTAATTGTAAAAAAAATTTTCCAATTACCAGCTCCAAGAGTTCTTGCAGCATCTTTAAGATTTTCGTCTACACCTTCAAAAGCAGATCTAGCGCTTTTATACATCAAAGGAAAAGCCACCAAAAAAGAGGCTATAGAAGCAGCATAAATAGTAAAAACAATAGATGTATTAAAAAGTTTTTCTAAAAGCATTCCAATGGGCCCATATTTACCTAATAAAACAAGCAGTATAAAACCTATAACAACAGGAGGTACCACCAATGGTAAAATCAAAAAACCTTCTACTAAATCCTTACCAATAAAATCAACTTCTGACATAAATTTTGCAACCAAAATGCCAAAAATAATTAAAAAAAAGGATGCAATCCCTGCTGCTTGCAAAGATAAAATTATTGGTACAAAATCCATAAATTTAACAACAAATAACTATTTTTAATTAGGCGGTAAAAAACCGTATTCACTAAATATTTCTTGTGCTTTTTTGCTTAAAAGAAAATTCATAAATTCTTTTGCTTCAGTTGGATATTTTGTCGAACTGACAACAGCAGCATAGTATAATATGGGTTTATGAATTGAATCTAAAACAGTATATGCTATCGTCACTCCCTTTGAGGTAGCAGCATCAGTTCTATAAACAAAACCAGCATCTACATTTCCAGTATTGACGTATTCTAAAACTTGTATAACGTCCTTACCGTAAACAAATTTTGATTTTAAATTGTCAAATATCCCAACTTTTTCAAGACTTTCCTTAGCATAAACACCTGCTGGAACGCTAGGAATTGAACCAATAGCAATTTTTTTTACATCTGATTTTTCCAAATCTTCTAAGCTTTTTATATCAAGCAAATTTCCCTTTGGGACAATGAGTACCAGAATATTTTTTGCGAAAACGACTGAATTAGATGGATCAACAAGCTTCTCTGATTCCAGAGTTTGTAAATCTCGTACTGAAACGGGTAAAAATAAATCAACTTTTGCACCTTGTTCAATCTGTTGTCTTAAAGCACCCGAAGCACCATAATTAACGCTAATTTTAATATCTGGATGCTCCTTTTCAAAAATATCAATAATCTTATTTAAAGAACTAGTAAGACT comes from Thermodesulfobium acidiphilum and encodes:
- the modA gene encoding molybdate ABC transporter substrate-binding protein, whose translation is MKRTFFVLFSFLLLVLVLPLISGCSSGESKKINLTISAAASLTSSLNKIIDIFEKEHPDIKISVNYGASGALRQQIEQGAKVDLFLPVSVRDLQTLESEKLVDPSNSVVFAKNILVLIVPKGNLLDIKSLEDLEKSDVKKIAIGSIPSVPAGVYAKESLEKVGIFDNLKSKFVYGKDVIQVLEYVNTGNVDAGFVYRTDAATSKGVTIAYTVLDSIHKPILYYAAVVSSTKYPTEAKEFMNFLLSKKAQEIFSEYGFLPPN
- the modB gene encoding molybdate ABC transporter permease subunit, which encodes MDFVPIILSLQAAGIASFFLIIFGILVAKFMSEVDFIGKDLVEGFLILPLVVPPVVIGFILLVLLGKYGPIGMLLEKLFNTSIVFTIYAASIASFLVAFPLMYKSARSAFEGVDENLKDAARTLGAGNWKIFFTITLPLSLPGLISGFILAFARALGEFGATIMVAGDIPGKTNTIPIQIFFATENGDIKGAGIYVLIICIINLFLIFLSNRWSKNKLSYRNEEKNNVKL
- a CDS encoding ATP-binding cassette domain-containing protein yields the protein MLSCNIFKKLFNFDLNLEFNVSNEILVFFGPSGCGKTTTLKIIAGLKRMDKGYVCFDGKIFDDTDKKIFVKPQERKFSMMFQDYALFPHMSVFNNIIYGVKNSKDKETIKRAEELLEKFNIKHLRNLFPLKISGGERQRVALARALMTEPNLILLDEPLSALDYEIRLKLGNELRSFQKDFKIPFLLVTHDHEEAKRIGDRILYISSGKIIKETPVEH